In the genome of Tachysurus vachellii isolate PV-2020 chromosome 9, HZAU_Pvac_v1, whole genome shotgun sequence, one region contains:
- the ttc36 gene encoding tetratricopeptide repeat protein 36 translates to MASEHDKAVLWSIFNPTAPFGDIPGLNEEKELTDDDSFFDPNLLEKVKNLEIRGVSAAESGDLKTALIHFDQAIQILPKRASAYNNRAQVKRLLGDTESAIEDLEHAIVLSKGRGRTACQALVQRGLLFRLAHRDDDARADFERAAALGSMFAKQQAIILNPYAALCNRMLSEVIGNLRNPKVPEKQ, encoded by the exons ATGGCTTCAGAACATGATAAAGCAGTTCTTTGGTCGATCTTCAATCCTACAGCCCCATTTGGAGACATTCCTGGTTTAAATGAGGAGAAAGAGCTTACAGATGATG ACTCTTTCTTTGACCCTAATCTGCTAGAGAAGGTGAAGAATCTGGAGATAAGGGGAGTTTCTGCTGCTGAGTCTGGAGATTTGAAGACAGCCTTGATTCATTTTGATCAGGCCATCCAGATACTTCCAAAGAGAGCCTCAGCCTACAACAACCGTGCCCAGGTCAAACGTCTACTGGGAGACACTGAAA GTGCAATTGAGGACTTGGAACATGCCATTGTACTGAGTAAGGGCAGAGGCCGCACAGCCTGCCAGGCTCTTGTACAGCGCGGCCTATTATTCAGACTGGCACACAGGGATGATGATGCCAGGGCCGACTTTGAGCGGGCAGCAGCATTGGGTAGCATGTTTGCTAAACAGCAGGCTATAATTCTGAATCCGTATGCAGCTCTATGCAACCGCATGCTTTCTGAAGTCATCGGCAATCTACGCAACCCAAAGGTGCCAGAAAAACAGTAG
- the si:ch211-132b12.7 gene encoding CLOCK-interacting pacemaker translates to MPQDMSCVGRCAALPGSKNAKDKSNISSLMSRKNVHTQQMMNGRHSRCSSEKDSGYSDAGSDYQQTDVDDQHGTVTELKGCKPQSTGDQRKHILVSGQAEFTPMFIIKNVVLKQSGQTGQDQVLQSLWGSENTNAQSNLLLLQQPSITVSPIHVLTPQIRRAESKNKKSKNAHLPILNSYPKIAPNLNKKKTEKPLASREGSSEEHSLSKRVCTEETKEEVSVSTQVSEKHPNKQPESHIQSDSYSFLLPSSDLEQTSSCFPPPELKITGTPASMSWSSVSSSKTSSSSFSASCSEPAALLLPTSKMNLSGGLVPDSTIGLTRHRRFLNTVEILSQSGLLDITLRTQELLRQSATTEQNIAQLSQHTHLLCQAIHAGSNMPALEQIHRIMVESGCYPNLRSLLFMASDGAFEADSGSRINAYRHEFNGQQGVAPPSPFLTTEPVRDFISANQQDSTFGIDWSMAHGKHQLHKQVHIPPDSSNREAAAVETYTE, encoded by the exons ATGCCCCAGGACATGAGTTGTGTGGGGAGGTGTGCTGCCCTTCCTGGCAGTAAAAATGCTAAGGACAAAAGCAACATTTCTTCTCTGATGTCCAGAAAAAACGTTCACACACAGCAGATGATGAATGGAAGACACTCCCGCTGCAGTTCTGAGAAAGACTCAGGTTACTCAG ATGCTGGATCTGACTATCAGCAAACAGATGTAGATGATCAACACGGTACTGTGACTGAGCTGAAGGGCTGTAAACCTCAGAGTACGGGAGATCAGCGGAAGCACATCCTGGTATCGGGACAAGCAGAGTTCACTCCAATGTTTATCAtaaaaaatgtagttttaaaaCAG TCGGGACAAACAGGACAGGATCAGGTTCTCCAGTCTTTGTGGGGATCGGAGAACACTAATGCTCAAAGTAATCTTCTTTTGCTGCAGCAGCCTAGTATCACTGTCTCTCCAATTCATGTTCTTACACCACAAATACGAAGAGCTGAGAGCAAGaacaaaaagagcaaaaatgCCCACCTCCCCATCCTCAACTCATATCCCAAAATTGCTCCCAAtctgaacaaaaagaaaacagagaaaccCCTAGCCAGCAGGGAGGGCAGTTCAGAGGAGCACAGCCTGAGTAAGAGAGTGTGCACTGAGGAAACTAAAGAGGAAGTATCTGTATCTACACAAGTGTCTGAAAAGCATCCAAACAAGCAGCCTGAGAGCCACATCCAATCTGACTCTTATTCTTTCTTACTTCCAAGCAGTGATTTAGAACAGACGAGTTCATGCTTCCCACCTCCAGAACTAAAAATCACAGGAACACCAGCCTCCATGAGCTGGTCCTCTGTTTCCAGTTCAAAGACTTCCTCATCGTCCTTTTCAGCTTCTTGTTCTGAACCTGCTGCACTTTTGCTCCCCACCAGTAAGATGAACCTTTCAGGAGGCTTGGTCCCAGACTCTACCATTGGCTTGACTCGGCACCGCCGCTTCCTCAACACAGTGGAGATATTGAGCCAGTCAGGGTTGCTGGACATTACACTAAGAACACAGGAGCTGCTCCGCCAGAGTGCTACCACAGAGCAAAACATTGCTCAGCTTAGTCAACATACACATCTGCTATGCCAGGCTATCCACGCAGGTTCCAACATGCCTGCTTTAGAGCAAATACACAGAATTATGGTTGAGTCAGGTTGCTATCCAAATCTCAGGAGCTTGCTTTTTATGGCCAGTGATGGAGCGTTTGAGGCTGACAGCGGTTCCAGAATCAATGCCTATAGACATGAGTTTAATGGACAGCAAGGAGTTGCACCTCCCTCCCCCTTTCTCACCACTGAGCCAGTCAGGGATTTTATATCAGCAAATCAGCAGGACTCAACATTTGGCATTGATTGGTCGATGGCCCATGGGAAGCACCAGCTTCACAAACAGGTTCATATACCTCCAGACAGCTCAAATCGTGAGGCGGCTGCTGTAGAAACGTATACAGAGTAA